A region from the Silene latifolia isolate original U9 population chromosome 7, ASM4854445v1, whole genome shotgun sequence genome encodes:
- the LOC141590655 gene encoding uncharacterized protein LOC141590655, which translates to MEFLSKLIDDFCSTGDWTPFTIGKGVSAMEFSHLLFADDLLLFGRVDHKTLRTLEETLDLFHQASGLSVNKAKSTILFSPNADTNLTSLFCTSLDIKASNGLGSYLGFPLTSKRPSRNDVSFIVDKLYWKMTYFLSNLAARTLRAKYLSGISPTRFNRGSHIWGNLGKIWRFFTESSRWVVGNGGTVRFWSDVWATDAPLRNLVQAPLPLDEENLLVCERIVNNEWTSLYTKGVCASNKCPFCPSDNEDAFHALRNCVRARQVWDTFDIPTGFYNGTDWLSSNLECSKESPTSWNTIFSFGVWLIWKRRNAWVFQWRSIPFTDTCHMIKNQALQYTTTENLITLTLTHLLL; encoded by the exons atGGAATTCCTCTCTAAACTCATTGATGACTTTTGTAGCACGGGTGATTGGACTCCTTTTACCATTGGTAAAGGAGTCTCTGCTATGGAGTTTTCCCATCTTCTTTTTGCCGATGACTTGCTTCTTTTTGGGAGGGTGGATCATAAAACCCTTCGGACCCTTGAAGAAACTCTCGACCTTTTCCATCAAGCCTCTGGTCTCTCTGTTAATAAAGCGAAGAGTACTATTCTTTTCTCTCCCAATGCTGATACAAACCTCACCTCTCTTTTTTGTACGTCCCTGGACATCAAGGCATCCAATGGTCTCGGATCCTACCTTGGGTTCCCTCTTACCAGTAAACGTCCTTCTAGGAATGACGTGTCCTTTATTGTTGATAAG CTCTATTGGAAAATGACTTATTTCCTCTCTAATCTTGCTGCTAGAACTCTTCGGGCCAAATACCTTAGTGGGATATCCCCCACAAGGTTCAATCGTGGATCTCATATATGGGGGAATCTCGGTAAGATTTGGCGGTTCTTCACTGAGTCGTCTAGATGGGTGGTTGGGAACGGAGGGACGGTCCGGTTTTGGTCTGATGTCTGGGCTACTGATGCGCCCCTTAGAAACCTCGTTCAAGCCCCCTTGCCTCTTGATGAGGAGAACCTTCTTGTCTGTGAGCGTATTGTTAACAATGAGTG GACATCTCTTTACACTAAGGGTGTGTGCGCCTCCAATAAGTGTCCCTTTTGCCCTTCTGACAATGAGGATGCCTTCCATGCCCTAAGAAACTGTGTCCGTGCCCGCCAAGTGTGGGACACTTTTGATATTCCGACGGGATTTTATAATGGTACGGATTGGCTCTCTAGTAACCTTGAGTGTAGTAAGGAGTCCCCTACGTCCTGGAACACTATCTTTTCTTTCGGTGTTTGGCTGATATGGAAAAGGCGTAATGCATGGGTCTTCCAATGGCGTTCTATCCCGTTTACTGACACTTGCCACATGATTAAAAACCAGGCCCTTCAATATACCACAACTGAAAACTTGATCACCCTGACCTTGACCCACCTCCTGCTTTGA